The proteins below come from a single Sporichthyaceae bacterium genomic window:
- the deoC gene encoding deoxyribose-phosphate aldolase — translation MNGADLDAIIRLVDLTSLGTDDTPALITALCWDAQQPDPEDATVPPVAAVCIYPALLSTAENALQGTGIRLAAVAGAFPSGVADPQTKAAQAAAAVAAGAQEIDLTIDRRPVLAGHPEHAGVEVGAVRAAIGDVPLKVILETGELQHPGLIATTAHAVMAAGADMLKTSTGKASRGKHWPGATPQVAGILLAAAVEHTDRPVGVKVSGGVRTVEAALEYLALARKAYGTDNLTPDQFRFGASALLGELVRARRTSA, via the coding sequence ATGAACGGGGCCGACCTCGACGCGATCATTCGCCTGGTGGACCTGACCTCGCTGGGCACCGACGACACCCCGGCGCTGATCACCGCCCTGTGCTGGGATGCCCAACAACCCGACCCGGAGGACGCCACGGTGCCGCCGGTGGCTGCGGTGTGCATCTACCCGGCGCTGCTGTCGACCGCGGAAAATGCCCTGCAGGGCACGGGAATCCGCCTTGCCGCGGTGGCCGGCGCGTTCCCCTCCGGTGTGGCCGATCCGCAGACCAAGGCGGCCCAGGCCGCCGCGGCGGTGGCGGCCGGCGCGCAGGAGATCGACCTGACCATCGACCGTCGCCCGGTGCTGGCCGGTCACCCGGAGCACGCCGGCGTCGAGGTGGGCGCGGTCCGCGCCGCGATCGGCGACGTGCCGCTGAAGGTGATTCTGGAAACCGGTGAACTCCAGCATCCCGGCCTCATCGCCACCACCGCGCACGCCGTGATGGCCGCGGGCGCGGACATGCTGAAGACCAGCACCGGCAAGGCCAGCAGAGGTAAGCACTGGCCCGGTGCGACACCGCAGGTCGCCGGCATCCTGCTGGCCGCCGCGGTCGAACACACCGACCGCCCGGTCGGGGTCAAGGTTTCCGGTGGGGTGCGTACCGTCGAGGCCGCCCTGGAGTACCTGGCACTGGCCCGCAAGGCCTACGGCACCGACAACCTGACGCCTGATCAGTTTCGCTTCGGCGCCTCCGCCCTGCTCGGTGAACTCGTCCGCGCCCGGCGCACTTCTGCGTAG
- a CDS encoding purine-nucleoside phosphorylase, protein MAVGPAVSDPYGLAEAAAQQLRRAAGIDSIDLAVVLGSGWAAALDSLPVHTTVAMAALPGFPEPTAAGHRAEICLGPLDGRTVAVLAGRAHFYEDRDVAAVVHGVRTLAAAGCRGLLLTNAAGSLRAEWPPGTPVLIADHLNLTGASPLLGPRFVDLTDAYAERLRTVARTVRPGLPEGVYAQFAGPQYETPAEVRMAGILGADLVGMSTALEAIAARDLGMEVLGVSLVTNVAAGLSDAAVAHADVLAVGRAAAGELGALLDGVLRAWPR, encoded by the coding sequence GTGGCCGTCGGCCCCGCGGTGTCCGATCCCTATGGCCTCGCCGAGGCCGCAGCCCAGCAACTGCGCCGGGCGGCCGGGATCGATTCCATCGACCTCGCCGTGGTGCTGGGGTCCGGCTGGGCCGCGGCGCTGGATTCGCTCCCGGTCCACACCACGGTGGCCATGGCCGCGTTGCCCGGTTTCCCGGAGCCGACCGCGGCCGGACACCGCGCCGAGATCTGCCTCGGCCCGCTCGACGGACGCACCGTGGCGGTGCTGGCCGGGCGCGCCCACTTCTATGAGGACCGCGACGTGGCCGCGGTGGTGCACGGGGTGCGCACGCTGGCCGCAGCGGGTTGCCGCGGGCTGCTGTTGACCAACGCGGCCGGGTCGCTGCGGGCGGAGTGGCCGCCCGGCACCCCGGTGCTGATCGCCGATCACCTCAACCTGACCGGCGCCTCCCCACTACTTGGCCCCCGATTTGTCGACCTCACCGACGCCTACGCCGAGCGGCTGCGCACGGTGGCCCGCACGGTGCGGCCGGGCTTGCCGGAGGGCGTGTACGCGCAGTTCGCCGGGCCGCAGTACGAGACGCCGGCCGAGGTGCGCATGGCCGGGATCCTCGGCGCGGACCTGGTCGGCATGTCCACCGCGCTGGAGGCCATCGCCGCCCGCGACCTGGGCATGGAGGTGCTGGGTGTCTCGCTGGTCACCAACGTCGCCGCCGGGCTGTCCGACGCGGCGGTGGCGCACGCCGACGTGTTGGCGGTGGGCAGGGCCGCCGCCGGGGAACTCGGGGCGCTGCTCGACGGGGTGCTGCGGGCATGGCCGCGGTGA
- a CDS encoding gamma-glutamylcyclotransferase yields MALYAAYGANLDPALMGLLAPHSPQRGTGWLNGWRLTFGGEEHGWEGPLTTVVEDFGHQVFVALYDVTAQDESALDGWEGSAIGIYHKIRVRVATLEGDELAWMYVVDGYEGGLPSARVVFQIADAAEKAGAPDDYVAWLRDRPCRSVGP; encoded by the coding sequence ATGGCTCTCTACGCGGCGTACGGCGCCAATCTCGACCCGGCCCTCATGGGCCTGTTGGCGCCGCATTCGCCGCAACGGGGCACCGGCTGGCTCAACGGGTGGCGGTTGACGTTCGGCGGTGAGGAGCACGGCTGGGAGGGCCCGCTCACCACGGTGGTGGAGGACTTCGGCCATCAGGTGTTCGTGGCGCTCTACGACGTGACAGCGCAGGACGAGAGCGCGCTGGACGGCTGGGAGGGCTCCGCGATCGGCATCTATCACAAGATCCGGGTGCGGGTGGCCACGCTGGAGGGCGACGAATTGGCCTGGATGTACGTGGTCGACGGTTACGAGGGTGGGCTGCCCTCGGCGCGTGTGGTGTTCCAGATAGCCGACGCGGCGGAAAAGGCCGGCGCGCCGGACGACTACGTCGCCTGGCTGCGCGACCGGCCCTGCCGGTCCGTCGGTCCCTGA
- a CDS encoding phospho-sugar mutase, with product MAAVTVIDRARAWIDGDPDADDRAQLAALTDAAVHDPVAAAELADRVDTDLAFGTAGLRGPMAAGPNRMNRAVVIRATAGLAVYLTQHQVAGPVVIGHDARWYSDVFAADVAAVLRGANRPVLLLPPRLPTPVLAFAVRHLGAAAGVMVTASHNPAADNGYKVYLADGAQLAPPIDAEIAALIAASPAAVDVPRDDGAEQLGDEVARAYLDRAVGLLDPGARGITVVHTALHGVAGEVFHRAWAAAGFPDAVEVAEQAAPDPTFPTVRFPNPEEPGALDLARARALDVEADLVLAHDPDGDRCAVMVPVMGRSGEIVDYRRLTGDEVGVLLAEHLLYSRRIPIGGVLATTIVSSGALARLAAAAEQPCVLTPTGFKYLARVPQLAYAYEEALGYCVDPTAVADKDGITAALVIAEMTAQSRDRGVRLAERLDSIAARIGAHVSVARSVPVTSPAAAAAALDALLDSPPRTLAGDPAQAQNLLQFADLPPTMGVLLTTERVRAIVRPSGTEPKLKIYLHAVADPPFLDLAAIRASLAALLDGAGEELQERITG from the coding sequence ATGGCCGCGGTGACCGTGATCGACCGCGCCCGGGCCTGGATCGACGGCGACCCGGACGCGGATGACCGGGCACAGTTGGCCGCGCTGACCGATGCCGCCGTGCACGACCCGGTGGCGGCGGCGGAATTGGCAGACCGGGTGGACACCGATCTGGCGTTCGGCACCGCGGGCCTGCGCGGGCCGATGGCGGCGGGGCCGAACCGGATGAACCGGGCCGTGGTGATCCGCGCCACCGCCGGACTGGCCGTATACCTGACGCAGCATCAGGTGGCCGGTCCGGTCGTGATCGGCCACGACGCGCGCTGGTACTCCGACGTGTTCGCCGCCGATGTCGCGGCCGTGCTGCGCGGCGCAAACCGGCCGGTATTGCTGCTGCCGCCCCGGTTGCCCACCCCGGTGCTCGCCTTCGCGGTCCGGCACCTCGGTGCTGCCGCCGGGGTGATGGTCACCGCCTCGCACAATCCCGCCGCGGACAACGGCTACAAGGTCTACCTGGCCGACGGGGCGCAGCTGGCGCCGCCGATCGACGCGGAGATCGCGGCACTGATCGCCGCGTCGCCCGCTGCGGTGGACGTGCCGCGCGATGACGGCGCCGAGCAGCTCGGCGACGAGGTGGCCCGGGCGTATCTCGACCGCGCGGTGGGACTGCTGGACCCCGGGGCCCGGGGCATCACGGTGGTGCACACCGCGCTGCACGGCGTGGCGGGCGAGGTGTTCCACCGCGCCTGGGCCGCGGCGGGGTTCCCGGACGCAGTCGAGGTCGCCGAGCAGGCGGCGCCGGACCCGACGTTCCCGACCGTGCGCTTTCCCAACCCCGAGGAGCCGGGCGCCCTGGACCTGGCCCGCGCCCGGGCGTTAGACGTCGAGGCGGATCTGGTGCTCGCGCACGACCCCGACGGGGATCGGTGCGCGGTGATGGTCCCGGTCATGGGCCGCTCCGGCGAGATCGTCGACTACCGACGGCTGACCGGCGACGAGGTCGGCGTGCTTCTCGCCGAGCACTTGCTCTACAGCCGCCGTATCCCGATCGGCGGGGTGTTGGCCACCACGATCGTGTCCTCCGGGGCGTTGGCCCGCCTGGCCGCGGCCGCCGAGCAGCCGTGCGTGCTCACCCCCACCGGGTTCAAGTACCTCGCCCGGGTGCCGCAATTGGCCTACGCCTACGAGGAAGCGCTGGGTTACTGCGTGGACCCCACAGCCGTCGCGGACAAGGACGGCATCACCGCCGCCCTGGTCATCGCGGAGATGACCGCACAGTCCCGGGACCGCGGCGTGCGCCTGGCCGAGCGGCTGGACTCGATCGCGGCGCGCATCGGGGCGCACGTGAGCGTCGCGCGCAGCGTGCCGGTGACCTCGCCGGCCGCCGCGGCAGCCGCATTGGACGCCCTGCTTGACTCGCCACCGCGGACGCTGGCCGGTGACCCGGCGCAGGCACAGAACCTGTTGCAGTTCGCGGACCTGCCGCCGACCATGGGCGTGCTGCTCACTACCGAACGGGTACGCGCGATCGTGCGCCCCAGCGGGACCGAGCCGAAGCTCAAGATCTATCTGCACGCGGTCGCCGACCCGCCGTTCCTCGACCTGGCCGCGATCCGCGCCTCGCTGGCGGCGTTGCTGGACGGGGCCGGCGAGGAACTGCAGGAAAGGATCACCGGATGA
- a CDS encoding NAD(P)H-quinone dehydrogenase — protein sequence MRRQQAHEGRVEIGAVRRVESHECQPYAASRPNPGNRLGTMRGVTRIVVVGGGPGGYEAALVAARLGAEVTVVDRDGLGGSAVLTDCVPSKTLIASADAAGAAGASGLGVALSDPTVHLGRINARVLELARQQSTDIATRLRAAGVRVIRGHGRLDGPSAVLADVEDDTQRLSADAILIATGAHPRVLAEAPPDGERIMTWTQVYDLAELPEHLVVVGSGVTGAEFADAYHRLGARVTLVSSRDRVLPGEDADAAAVLEAAFTRRGMTVLSRSRAAGVTRVGDGVQVTLTDGRVVEGSHCLMAVGSVPNTAGLGLAEAGVRCTEAGFVDVDRVSRTSARGVYAAGDCTGVLMLASVAAQQGRIAMQHALGDAVRPLDLHTVAANVFTEPEIATVGWTQDAVERGEIPARTVTLPLSTNPRAKMQGVRDGFVKLYCRPGTGIVIGGVVVAPRASELIFPISLAVDGQLSVDQIAHAFTVYPSMSGSVAEAARLLHLPPD from the coding sequence ATGCGGCGCCAACAGGCCCATGAGGGCCGGGTCGAGATTGGCGCCGTACGCCGCGTAGAGAGCCATGAATGCCAACCCTACGCAGCCTCGCGGCCGAACCCCGGCAACCGGTTGGGAACAATGCGGGGTGTGACGCGAATCGTGGTGGTGGGCGGGGGTCCCGGAGGTTACGAGGCGGCTCTGGTGGCGGCCAGGCTGGGCGCCGAGGTCACCGTGGTCGACCGGGACGGATTGGGCGGTTCGGCGGTGCTCACCGACTGCGTGCCGTCCAAGACGCTCATCGCCAGTGCCGACGCCGCGGGGGCCGCCGGGGCGAGCGGATTGGGCGTGGCGCTGTCCGATCCGACGGTGCATCTGGGTCGGATCAATGCCCGGGTGTTGGAGTTGGCCCGGCAGCAGTCCACGGACATCGCCACCCGCCTGCGCGCCGCCGGGGTGCGGGTGATCCGCGGGCACGGCCGGTTGGACGGGCCGAGCGCGGTTCTCGCCGACGTCGAGGACGACACGCAGCGGCTGTCCGCGGACGCGATTCTGATTGCCACCGGCGCTCACCCGCGGGTGCTGGCCGAGGCACCGCCGGACGGTGAGCGAATCATGACGTGGACTCAGGTTTATGACCTCGCCGAGTTGCCCGAGCATTTGGTGGTGGTCGGCTCCGGGGTGACCGGCGCGGAGTTCGCCGACGCCTATCACCGGTTGGGCGCCCGGGTCACCTTGGTGTCCTCCCGCGACCGGGTGCTGCCCGGCGAGGACGCCGACGCGGCCGCGGTGCTGGAGGCGGCGTTCACCCGCCGGGGCATGACGGTGTTGTCGCGGTCCCGGGCGGCGGGGGTGACCCGGGTCGGCGACGGGGTGCAGGTGACGCTGACCGACGGGCGCGTGGTGGAGGGCAGCCACTGCCTGATGGCTGTCGGCTCGGTGCCGAACACCGCCGGGTTGGGGTTGGCCGAGGCCGGGGTGCGCTGCACCGAGGCGGGCTTCGTCGACGTCGACCGGGTGTCCCGCACCTCGGCGCGGGGTGTTTATGCGGCCGGGGACTGCACCGGGGTGCTCATGTTGGCCTCGGTCGCCGCGCAGCAGGGCCGCATCGCCATGCAGCACGCGCTGGGTGACGCGGTGCGCCCGCTGGACCTGCACACGGTGGCCGCGAACGTGTTCACCGAACCGGAGATCGCCACCGTCGGCTGGACGCAGGACGCGGTGGAGCGGGGCGAGATCCCGGCGCGCACGGTGACCCTGCCGCTGTCCACCAACCCGCGGGCCAAGATGCAGGGCGTGCGGGACGGTTTCGTGAAGCTCTACTGCCGGCCGGGCACCGGGATCGTGATCGGCGGCGTGGTGGTCGCCCCGCGGGCCAGTGAGTTGATTTTCCCCATCTCGTTGGCGGTGGACGGGCAGCTCTCGGTGGACCAGATCGCCCACGCGTTCACCGTGTACCCGTCGATGAGCGGTTCGGTGGCCGAGGCCGCCCGGTTGTTGCACCTGCCGCCGGACTGA
- a CDS encoding WXG100 family type VII secretion target, with the protein MANVNVTYEEMKSAATRLTSGQQEIQAKLEELQKLVNSLVNGGYVTDASSKQFEHAYQEFTHGAKSTIDGLDQMGRYLHKAAETFQQADQSLSQTLNRG; encoded by the coding sequence ATGGCCAACGTGAACGTCACCTACGAAGAGATGAAGTCCGCGGCCACCCGGCTCACCTCCGGCCAGCAGGAGATCCAGGCCAAGCTCGAAGAGCTGCAGAAGCTCGTCAACAGCCTGGTCAACGGCGGCTATGTGACGGACGCGTCGAGCAAGCAGTTCGAGCACGCCTACCAGGAGTTCACCCACGGCGCGAAGAGCACCATTGACGGCCTGGACCAGATGGGCCGGTACCTCCACAAGGCCGCGGAGACGTTCCAGCAGGCCGACCAGTCGCTGAGCCAGACGCTGAACCGAGGCTGA